In one window of bacterium DNA:
- a CDS encoding slipin family protein has protein sequence MFPASYLVLGGILAVVMFLTSAFKITREYERAVVFRLGRLIKTRGPGLVIIIPVIEKMVRVSLRLVVMDVPPQDIITKDNVSVKVNAVVYFRVMEPAKAIVDVEDFYYATSQLAQTTLRSILGQVELDDLLSEREKINHDLQEILDASTDPWGVKVANVEIKHVDLPQEMQRAMAKQAEAERERRAKIIAAEGEHQAAEKLAMAADILSTNPQAIQLRYLQTLREIATENNSTTLFPIPMDLLTGFMKLVDKAGGDKDK, from the coding sequence ATGTTTCCAGCAAGCTATCTTGTTTTAGGCGGCATACTCGCGGTGGTCATGTTCCTGACCTCCGCCTTCAAGATCACGAGGGAGTACGAAAGGGCAGTGGTCTTCCGGCTCGGGCGTTTGATCAAGACACGGGGGCCCGGCCTGGTGATCATCATACCGGTCATTGAAAAGATGGTCCGGGTCAGTCTGAGGCTGGTAGTTATGGACGTCCCTCCCCAGGACATCATCACCAAGGACAACGTTTCGGTGAAGGTGAACGCGGTGGTCTATTTTCGGGTCATGGAACCGGCCAAGGCCATCGTCGATGTTGAGGATTTCTATTACGCTACGAGTCAGCTGGCCCAGACAACCCTCAGGAGCATCCTCGGGCAGGTGGAGCTGGATGATCTGCTGTCCGAGCGGGAGAAGATCAACCACGACCTCCAGGAGATCCTGGACGCATCTACCGATCCGTGGGGGGTAAAGGTTGCCAACGTGGAGATCAAGCACGTGGACCTGCCCCAGGAGATGCAGCGGGCCATGGCAAAGCAGGCCGAGGCGGAAAGGGAGCGGCGAGCCAAGATCATCGCCGCAGAGGGCGAGCACCAGGCAGCCGAAAAACTGGCAATGGCGGCCGACATCCTCTCCACCAACCCCCAGGCCATCCAGCTGAGATACCTGCAGACCCTCAGGGAGATCGCCACCGAGAACAACTCAACGACTCTTTTCCCCATACCCATGGATCTTCTCACCGGGTTTATGAAGCTGGTTGACAAAGCTGGCGGGGATAAAGACAAGTAA
- a CDS encoding nodulation protein NfeD, which translates to MMNRHWRMSIFLSLILAVPLAAALDSFGEDKVDTGRAVVARIVVDGPISPISADYIQKQVEMAQSEGLDLVILQLDTPGGLLSSTRQIVKTLLGSEIPIAVYVAPPGARAASAGVFITMAAHVAAMAPGTHIGAAHPVNIGGGNPLSPNKETPEEEKRGKGEEGKEQDAERSTQAAEDEKPAPPAENDKDVMGQKVLNDTVAFIRSIAEKQGRNADWAEKAVRESVSVTETEALELEVIDIIAGDVEELLAAMDGMTVKVSGGEIVLAVKGGTVLDRPMGWRYRVLGTLSDPNIAYILMMLGIYGLFFELANPGVIFPGVLGGIFLILAFFSFQVIPINYAGFLLIFLAVILFILEVAVVSYGMLSVGGVAALFLGSTMLFDTAEPYYKLSLSLVVGVTAFTALFFVVGLGLVIRDKRKRPTTGAEGLIGEAGVVTVPLTPQGTVKVHGEIWRAQAQGQVDAGSKVKVKAIEGLMLTVEEIDENNET; encoded by the coding sequence ATGATGAACAGGCATTGGCGAATGAGCATCTTTCTGTCCCTGATTCTGGCCGTCCCTCTGGCGGCAGCGCTGGATTCCTTCGGTGAAGACAAGGTGGATACCGGCCGGGCTGTCGTGGCGCGCATCGTTGTGGATGGACCCATTAGCCCCATAAGCGCCGATTACATCCAGAAACAGGTTGAGATGGCCCAGAGCGAAGGGCTCGATCTGGTTATCCTCCAGCTCGACACCCCCGGCGGGCTGCTGTCCTCCACGAGGCAGATCGTAAAAACACTCCTCGGATCCGAAATTCCCATAGCTGTTTATGTGGCTCCCCCTGGGGCCCGGGCCGCATCAGCCGGGGTATTCATCACCATGGCGGCCCACGTGGCTGCCATGGCTCCGGGCACCCACATCGGCGCGGCCCATCCTGTGAATATCGGGGGAGGAAATCCGCTGAGCCCGAACAAGGAAACCCCTGAAGAGGAGAAGAGGGGAAAAGGGGAAGAGGGGAAGGAACAGGACGCAGAACGCAGCACGCAGGCCGCAGAAGATGAAAAGCCAGCACCGCCTGCGGAAAACGATAAAGACGTTATGGGACAGAAGGTCCTCAACGACACGGTGGCCTTCATCAGGTCTATTGCGGAGAAACAGGGGCGTAACGCCGATTGGGCTGAAAAGGCGGTGAGGGAGAGTGTGTCGGTGACCGAAACCGAAGCCCTTGAGCTTGAAGTTATTGATATCATCGCCGGGGATGTGGAGGAATTACTTGCGGCCATGGATGGGATGACAGTGAAGGTGTCAGGTGGAGAGATCGTCCTTGCCGTCAAGGGAGGCACTGTTCTGGATCGCCCCATGGGGTGGAGGTATCGGGTGCTTGGAACCCTATCTGACCCCAACATCGCCTACATCCTCATGATGCTCGGCATATACGGATTATTCTTCGAGCTGGCAAACCCCGGGGTCATCTTTCCAGGAGTGCTGGGGGGTATCTTTCTCATCCTTGCCTTCTTTTCCTTTCAGGTCATCCCCATCAATTACGCTGGATTCCTTCTTATATTTCTGGCGGTCATCCTGTTCATTCTGGAGGTGGCGGTGGTTTCCTATGGTATGCTCTCAGTAGGAGGCGTAGCAGCCCTGTTTCTGGGAAGCACCATGCTTTTCGATACGGCAGAGCCTTACTACAAACTGTCCCTGTCTCTGGTTGTGGGTGTGACCGCTTTTACAGCCCTGTTCTTTGTTGTCGGCCTGGGCCTCGTCATTCGTGATAAGCGAAAGAGGCCTACAACAGGAGCTGAGGGGTTGATCGGGGAAGCAGGGGTCGTCACTGTGCCCCTAACTCCCCAGGGCACGGTGAAGGTGCACGGAGAGATATGGAGGGCCCAAGCCCAGGGGCAGGTCGACGCAGGCAGCAAGGTGAAGGTGAAGGCTATTGAGGGATTGATGCTGACGGTGGAGGAAATAGATGAGAATAACGAAACGTAA